The DNA region TTTCTTTTACCCGCTTTTCATTCTCATTTAGACCATACTGACCTTTCAAACAGTCTTCTTTATTTTTATCATTAAGCAGATTATCCTGCTCCTCTTTATGATTTCCAAAGAGACTATCATAATATTCACTATGGCGGAAATGTACATGTTGAGAATAATGGCTATAATTTGTGAAAATCCTATCACAGCCATTAAGGTCACAATGAATTTCGAagtctttttttatttcttctccatTAGCATGCTGTTCTATCAAATGATGTTTGAGCTTGTTAAAAGTATGAAATACAGCAGGACATTGAGGCTGGTTACATCGAAATCTGGCAGATTCAGTTTCAGAAAGGATTTTTTGATCCTCTAACGGATCAAGACTATGAAAGTCACTGCAATGCTTAGCAAGAGCCTTGGAACATAAAAAGCGTTTACTACATTCTTTGTATTTGCATGCaaatatttttttacatttgACAAGTTCTCTCTTTGTTCTTGCTTTGTCTTTTTCTAAACAGAGCTGCTCTTTGTTATACTGATGTACAGTTCTATAGTGACGAATCAAGCCCTTCTGATTGGTAAAAGCAGAATTGCAACTTTTATGAATACAATGGAATGGTTTGTGATACTTATGCAATATGTAACATAAATTTCCTTTGGCAACCGTTCTTTTACTTCCTCTCCCCTCTCTTGCTTCCAATTCTTCCCTGTGGCTGTTTACAGAGGACATCTGAGTGTGTTTTCCAGTTACATTACTATCTGTGTCTTCACTGGAATCCAGATCAGTTTCAGAACTACACTCTTCCTTCTTTAGGTGGCACACCTGCTCAGCAGATTGCTCAGTTTTTTCAGCATGTTCTTCATTCTTATTGGTAAAGAAACCTGGAGCTGATGCTGCATTGTACTTTAGCTTGCCCTCTGCACATGCACCTGCATGCTCACATTTTTCATTAGCAAACAGTTTGTGAGTTACCTTCTCAATGCCAATTTGATGTTTGTTTCTATAGTGAATTCTAAGGTGTGTTTTTCTTGTAAATGTTCTTTGACAAATATGGCATTTAAATGGTGAATACCGATGTTGAAACATATTTAACTGAAGAACCTTTTCCTTGGAATAATTATGTTTTTTAACATAATGCATTAGGAGAGCTTCTCTGGTCACAAACTCGTATTTACAACCTTGACGTTCACAGAAAAATGGTTTAGCTGCCAGTTGAGTGAGATACTGTGTAGGTAAGTTGTCTTGTTCCTCTTGAAAATGAAGTTCTGAGGTAGTTTCATTGACAAGACACTTGGCATCATTGAATGGATATGACTGTAATGATCCCAAAAAAGGCTTGTGTTTTAAATTGGAAGAATTTGCAGCAAAGTTAGACTTTAAACTTAAATGTTTCAAGCCCAAAAGAAGATCCAACATGGCATCTTCAGTATTTGGCACTTTAGAACCTTCATAAAAGGCTGTGTCTGCGGAAGAACAAACTTCTTCCTTGAGACAGTTTTTTACTTTAGAATTTCTATGACAATACACACTTTCTGGAGTGTCAGTGTTTGTATCTGAAGCATGCCTAAGATCTCCACTAGTTTTGCTGCTGTGACTATCACTGAGTAGACTAAAAATATCTCTAGCGTTGATCCCCATCTTTGTTTTAGGCTTGAAATGGTATGGATGAGCCCTTTGAAGATGTTTTTTCATACCTCTCACATTTTTATATGTTGAATTACATCCTTCAAAACCACAGGTAATTTTTTCCCCATCAAAACAAACTGCCACATGGGTACACTGTTCTTTTAAACCAGAAGAGTGAAAAACTCCCCCATGAGATATTAGACTTTCAGGAGTGGTCTGATTCTTATCTATTGTTTTTATCACAGGGGAAACCTGCTTTTTAGTTACTAAAGCAGAGGTTCCATGGCTCCCAAAATAAAGACTACAGTTGCTTTCACTATCAGTTTCTTCATTGTCAGAGATGGTTTCTTCCTTAATCTGCAGGATTTCTTGAGAACTTGTTGATCCCATAGACAAAGTAAGATTTTCTTGTGGACTCATGTTACGTGTTTGATGAAGCAGTTGAGACTCAGGAAGATTATTACATTTGTCTTTTGAAACAGGCTCCTCAAATTTAACTGATACCTCCTTCACCTCTCCATTTGATATTGCAATGTTATGCACTGCAAGATGATTCTGAAATTCTGTTTTTGAGTAATAGAATTTTTTGCAACCAAGAAAGTTACATGTGTATGATGCATCCCTAAAATGCTGAGCTTCATGGTGGTAAAGTTGCCCCAAATCACTAAAAACTATGCTACAACCACTTAATTCACACTTGTAACGTAGATCTCTATGCATTTGTTTGTGATTTAGTAATTCATTTACTGACCCAAATCTAGCATAACaacccacagacacacacatgtaAGGCTGAGGACCACAATGCATTTTTTCATGCTCCTTCAGATGAAAGGAGGTCATGAAGTGACGTCGGCAATAAGCACACTTCTCTCGTCTGTTTTTCATATCCAAGTAATgttttgcattttcatcattGTTTTGATGTTCAGCTTTGAGATGTACACTTAAATATTTAAATTGCTTAAATACCCTTGAGCAATCTGTGCCAGGACATGGATATATGTCTCTGTCTTGCAGATGGAAATTTTCTAATTGGCTAAATGTCACATAGTCGTGtatgtaatttttgtttttttcagatggTTGTGGTTGGTGCTGCTTTCCCTCAGGTGATGCAGAAGGGTTTCTGGATGTACTGGTCTTTTGTAATGATATCTCTTCACTcaacaatattttcttttttggtcgGTATGTTCTACTAGGTGGCATTTTAACATGTTCCATTACATGTGGTACAAAAATTTCCTTTTTCTTGAACTTTTTTGTACACACCGGACACGTATAAATACCATCCTCCATGTGCATCTTTGAATGATGTAGTATTCTAGCCTCTATACATTCCCTTTTGCATAACACACAAAAGAATTTGTATTGGAGCCATCTCTGGTATCTTTCAGAAGATCCAATTGGTTTTTTCACTCTTGTTTTCTCTTTAGATTGATTTATTGCTTCTTTTTCTCCTTCGTAATATTTATGGTCTTTAGTTTCATCACAATCACTCAAAAGTGTTTCTAACATGTCAGTTTCATTGACTGACAGATTACAACTTGCGTCATCTTCCGAATCAGAAGCGTCTTTCCCTAAGAGTTTAAGACAATGCCGTTTTAAAGTCTTCCAGTCCCAAAATTCAGGATCAAATGGCCAGTATGCCTTTAAAGCTAATAGGAGCTCACATCGGAGTGAATTTGGAACCAGTGCATCATCTTCATCAAATTTCTGATCTGGCTGCAAATATAATTCTTCCAACATATTGTATCCCACCAAACTTGGCTGGAGCAAAAACTCAGTGAGTTGACACGCTCTTCTGACTTCAAGATCCATTGGTAAAAGGCATGCAATCGTTTTACATACAGATGTCTTCATTTCATCATTGCCATTTGATCTGAGCTGAAGTGCTCTCACACATAACAAAACAGACACAGCAAGACCTGCTTCTTCTGCCTGCGtggaaaaatacaaacaaaaaagttaCTTTTCAG from Carettochelys insculpta isolate YL-2023 chromosome 24, ASM3395843v1, whole genome shotgun sequence includes:
- the RLF gene encoding zinc finger protein Rlf isoform X1, which encodes MADAEAEASPRPDMERLVVALRSRLWQLQAELREQEVSESSSRAYCRGFCQTLLQYAGTRGASDHILPFLEVYRISIQSFANARPYLTTECEDVLLVLGRLVLSCFELLLSVPEGELPCEVWLGFHQSIQDSHDALLEFGNNNLQILVDITREGVWKNPVLLKVLSQQSVEAEEANKLITQEGPSFLQLRIKHLMKSNCIPQATILSKLCADSPEISNVSSFRQAYITCLCSMLPNEDSIKEIAKVDCKEVLEIICNLESEGQDNTAFILCTTYLTQQLQTATVYCSWELTLFWSKLQRRIDPSLDSFLERCRQFGIIAKTLQHLFFLIRVIQTEAEEAGLAVSVLLCVRALQLRSNGNDEMKTSVCKTIACLLPMDLEVRRACQLTEFLLQPSLVGYNMLEELYLQPDQKFDEDDALVPNSLRCELLLALKAYWPFDPEFWDWKTLKRHCLKLLGKDASDSEDDASCNLSVNETDMLETLLSDCDETKDHKYYEGEKEAINQSKEKTRVKKPIGSSERYQRWLQYKFFCVLCKRECIEARILHHSKMHMEDGIYTCPVCTKKFKKKEIFVPHVMEHVKMPPSRTYRPKKKILLSEEISLQKTSTSRNPSASPEGKQHQPQPSEKNKNYIHDYVTFSQLENFHLQDRDIYPCPGTDCSRVFKQFKYLSVHLKAEHQNNDENAKHYLDMKNRREKCAYCRRHFMTSFHLKEHEKMHCGPQPYMCVSVGCYARFGSVNELLNHKQMHRDLRYKCELSGCSIVFSDLGQLYHHEAQHFRDASYTCNFLGCKKFYYSKTEFQNHLAVHNIAISNGEVKEVSVKFEEPVSKDKCNNLPESQLLHQTRNMSPQENLTLSMGSTSSQEILQIKEETISDNEETDSESNCSLYFGSHGTSALVTKKQVSPVIKTIDKNQTTPESLISHGGVFHSSGLKEQCTHVAVCFDGEKITCGFEGCNSTYKNVRGMKKHLQRAHPYHFKPKTKMGINARDIFSLLSDSHSSKTSGDLRHASDTNTDTPESVYCHRNSKVKNCLKEEVCSSADTAFYEGSKVPNTEDAMLDLLLGLKHLSLKSNFAANSSNLKHKPFLGSLQSYPFNDAKCLVNETTSELHFQEEQDNLPTQYLTQLAAKPFFCERQGCKYEFVTREALLMHYVKKHNYSKEKVLQLNMFQHRYSPFKCHICQRTFTRKTHLRIHYRNKHQIGIEKVTHKLFANEKCEHAGACAEGKLKYNAASAPGFFTNKNEEHAEKTEQSAEQVCHLKKEECSSETDLDSSEDTDSNVTGKHTQMSSVNSHREELEAREGRGSKRTVAKGNLCYILHKYHKPFHCIHKSCNSAFTNQKGLIRHYRTVHQYNKEQLCLEKDKARTKRELVKCKKIFACKYKECSKRFLCSKALAKHCSDFHSLDPLEDQKILSETESARFRCNQPQCPAVFHTFNKLKHHLIEQHANGEEIKKDFEIHCDLNGCDRIFTNYSHYSQHVHFRHSEYYDSLFGNHKEEQDNLLNDKNKEDCLKGQYGLNENEKRVKENAKKIDKNKEKHLINFKTKEEALKMCREKSNQTQYPCMVQGCLSVVKLESSIVRHYKRTHQMTSIYIEQQTEKLVVCVKSGTMIKKKSSSEKELLLNKEEARDFKKNTVQMDSLQENEKQCVPNPVYDHEDTGSENQNRSAANGADFDTGAFMYSGTVKYNHSSKTSSFEHCSITNPLSKTEGFPESRENSSYFTSLPLQLPREKETEGWQYSSVHQTAKKNPLHTTRNKFQKNSLSRPFDLKTYKPMGFESSFLKFIQESEEKDDDDDDDDNLDEWECPEQLEIDGVLQKDRDLQRGLKVGNFVCENTEVSISQNHESAVHGQLTEIQPLLSTVPTSVPSLENLRAILDKALTDCGDLALKQLHYLRPVVVLERSKFSPPLIDLFPTKKSDELCVGST
- the RLF gene encoding zinc finger protein Rlf isoform X2, whose product is MSRFSKTVLDFHNVSFSGKMMISQAEEAGLAVSVLLCVRALQLRSNGNDEMKTSVCKTIACLLPMDLEVRRACQLTEFLLQPSLVGYNMLEELYLQPDQKFDEDDALVPNSLRCELLLALKAYWPFDPEFWDWKTLKRHCLKLLGKDASDSEDDASCNLSVNETDMLETLLSDCDETKDHKYYEGEKEAINQSKEKTRVKKPIGSSERYQRWLQYKFFCVLCKRECIEARILHHSKMHMEDGIYTCPVCTKKFKKKEIFVPHVMEHVKMPPSRTYRPKKKILLSEEISLQKTSTSRNPSASPEGKQHQPQPSEKNKNYIHDYVTFSQLENFHLQDRDIYPCPGTDCSRVFKQFKYLSVHLKAEHQNNDENAKHYLDMKNRREKCAYCRRHFMTSFHLKEHEKMHCGPQPYMCVSVGCYARFGSVNELLNHKQMHRDLRYKCELSGCSIVFSDLGQLYHHEAQHFRDASYTCNFLGCKKFYYSKTEFQNHLAVHNIAISNGEVKEVSVKFEEPVSKDKCNNLPESQLLHQTRNMSPQENLTLSMGSTSSQEILQIKEETISDNEETDSESNCSLYFGSHGTSALVTKKQVSPVIKTIDKNQTTPESLISHGGVFHSSGLKEQCTHVAVCFDGEKITCGFEGCNSTYKNVRGMKKHLQRAHPYHFKPKTKMGINARDIFSLLSDSHSSKTSGDLRHASDTNTDTPESVYCHRNSKVKNCLKEEVCSSADTAFYEGSKVPNTEDAMLDLLLGLKHLSLKSNFAANSSNLKHKPFLGSLQSYPFNDAKCLVNETTSELHFQEEQDNLPTQYLTQLAAKPFFCERQGCKYEFVTREALLMHYVKKHNYSKEKVLQLNMFQHRYSPFKCHICQRTFTRKTHLRIHYRNKHQIGIEKVTHKLFANEKCEHAGACAEGKLKYNAASAPGFFTNKNEEHAEKTEQSAEQVCHLKKEECSSETDLDSSEDTDSNVTGKHTQMSSVNSHREELEAREGRGSKRTVAKGNLCYILHKYHKPFHCIHKSCNSAFTNQKGLIRHYRTVHQYNKEQLCLEKDKARTKRELVKCKKIFACKYKECSKRFLCSKALAKHCSDFHSLDPLEDQKILSETESARFRCNQPQCPAVFHTFNKLKHHLIEQHANGEEIKKDFEIHCDLNGCDRIFTNYSHYSQHVHFRHSEYYDSLFGNHKEEQDNLLNDKNKEDCLKGQYGLNENEKRVKENAKKIDKNKEKHLINFKTKEEALKMCREKSNQTQYPCMVQGCLSVVKLESSIVRHYKRTHQMTSIYIEQQTEKLVVCVKSGTMIKKKSSSEKELLLNKEEARDFKKNTVQMDSLQENEKQCVPNPVYDHEDTGSENQNRSAANGADFDTGAFMYSGTVKYNHSSKTSSFEHCSITNPLSKTEGFPESRENSSYFTSLPLQLPREKETEGWQYSSVHQTAKKNPLHTTRNKFQKNSLSRPFDLKTYKPMGFESSFLKFIQESEEKDDDDDDDDNLDEWECPEQLEIDGVLQKDRDLQRGLKVGNFVCENTEVSISQNHESAVHGQLTEIQPLLSTVPTSVPSLENLRAILDKALTDCGDLALKQLHYLRPVVVLERSKFSPPLIDLFPTKKSDELCVGST
- the RLF gene encoding zinc finger protein Rlf isoform X3, encoding MKTSVCKTIACLLPMDLEVRRACQLTEFLLQPSLVGYNMLEELYLQPDQKFDEDDALVPNSLRCELLLALKAYWPFDPEFWDWKTLKRHCLKLLGKDASDSEDDASCNLSVNETDMLETLLSDCDETKDHKYYEGEKEAINQSKEKTRVKKPIGSSERYQRWLQYKFFCVLCKRECIEARILHHSKMHMEDGIYTCPVCTKKFKKKEIFVPHVMEHVKMPPSRTYRPKKKILLSEEISLQKTSTSRNPSASPEGKQHQPQPSEKNKNYIHDYVTFSQLENFHLQDRDIYPCPGTDCSRVFKQFKYLSVHLKAEHQNNDENAKHYLDMKNRREKCAYCRRHFMTSFHLKEHEKMHCGPQPYMCVSVGCYARFGSVNELLNHKQMHRDLRYKCELSGCSIVFSDLGQLYHHEAQHFRDASYTCNFLGCKKFYYSKTEFQNHLAVHNIAISNGEVKEVSVKFEEPVSKDKCNNLPESQLLHQTRNMSPQENLTLSMGSTSSQEILQIKEETISDNEETDSESNCSLYFGSHGTSALVTKKQVSPVIKTIDKNQTTPESLISHGGVFHSSGLKEQCTHVAVCFDGEKITCGFEGCNSTYKNVRGMKKHLQRAHPYHFKPKTKMGINARDIFSLLSDSHSSKTSGDLRHASDTNTDTPESVYCHRNSKVKNCLKEEVCSSADTAFYEGSKVPNTEDAMLDLLLGLKHLSLKSNFAANSSNLKHKPFLGSLQSYPFNDAKCLVNETTSELHFQEEQDNLPTQYLTQLAAKPFFCERQGCKYEFVTREALLMHYVKKHNYSKEKVLQLNMFQHRYSPFKCHICQRTFTRKTHLRIHYRNKHQIGIEKVTHKLFANEKCEHAGACAEGKLKYNAASAPGFFTNKNEEHAEKTEQSAEQVCHLKKEECSSETDLDSSEDTDSNVTGKHTQMSSVNSHREELEAREGRGSKRTVAKGNLCYILHKYHKPFHCIHKSCNSAFTNQKGLIRHYRTVHQYNKEQLCLEKDKARTKRELVKCKKIFACKYKECSKRFLCSKALAKHCSDFHSLDPLEDQKILSETESARFRCNQPQCPAVFHTFNKLKHHLIEQHANGEEIKKDFEIHCDLNGCDRIFTNYSHYSQHVHFRHSEYYDSLFGNHKEEQDNLLNDKNKEDCLKGQYGLNENEKRVKENAKKIDKNKEKHLINFKTKEEALKMCREKSNQTQYPCMVQGCLSVVKLESSIVRHYKRTHQMTSIYIEQQTEKLVVCVKSGTMIKKKSSSEKELLLNKEEARDFKKNTVQMDSLQENEKQCVPNPVYDHEDTGSENQNRSAANGADFDTGAFMYSGTVKYNHSSKTSSFEHCSITNPLSKTEGFPESRENSSYFTSLPLQLPREKETEGWQYSSVHQTAKKNPLHTTRNKFQKNSLSRPFDLKTYKPMGFESSFLKFIQESEEKDDDDDDDDNLDEWECPEQLEIDGVLQKDRDLQRGLKVGNFVCENTEVSISQNHESAVHGQLTEIQPLLSTVPTSVPSLENLRAILDKALTDCGDLALKQLHYLRPVVVLERSKFSPPLIDLFPTKKSDELCVGST